A portion of the Intestinibacillus sp. Marseille-P6563 genome contains these proteins:
- a CDS encoding recombinase family protein translates to MSYAIYLRKSQADLEAEASGVGETLSRHRRTLLELAKRQHLEVGAIYEEIVSGETIAARPQMQKLLSEVGEGRWQGVLVMEVERLARGDSIDQGIVSQAFKFSGTKIITPLKTYDPSNEFDEEYLEFGLFMSRREYQTIKRRMIAGRIASVKEGKYMGKVDPFGYRRVKLENEKGWTLAIVPEQAEIVRKIFYWYLNGESTRTIAKHLKVIGSKTRVGQDWSMASISALLRNPLYCGYVTWGHKTTKKTVDAGRVTKKRYFSENYIKVRGRHEAIIPEEDWDAVQHRLKTTPGFKIRTDYTMRNPFIGLLYCAECGHAMTLNTTTRDGKPNYGMMCPWPHCNVVSSRLPALEQAVQAALCTWLENYKTRISKGPPEDNKETELQESVILLHKELERMDDQLQRAFDLVEQGIYTPEQFVDRQRVLTSRKKELTTQVAIQEQALQEYRATYTMHESLIPRIEAVLRAYPSARSAEEKNHLLRSVLQRINYRKFPQESDGKRKFCLDLDLVPLIPNPQIGR, encoded by the coding sequence ATGTCCTACGCCATCTATTTGAGAAAATCCCAAGCTGATCTGGAAGCCGAGGCTTCCGGTGTGGGGGAAACCTTGTCCCGCCACCGGCGCACGCTGCTCGAACTGGCCAAACGGCAGCACCTGGAGGTCGGGGCCATCTATGAAGAAATCGTATCCGGTGAAACGATTGCCGCCCGGCCGCAGATGCAAAAGCTCTTGTCCGAAGTCGGGGAAGGCCGATGGCAAGGCGTGCTGGTCATGGAAGTCGAACGCCTGGCCCGCGGTGACAGCATTGATCAGGGCATCGTGTCCCAAGCGTTTAAATTTTCCGGCACGAAAATCATAACGCCGTTAAAAACCTACGACCCATCGAACGAGTTCGACGAGGAATATTTGGAATTTGGCCTTTTTATGAGCCGCCGTGAATATCAAACCATCAAACGCCGCATGATCGCCGGACGTATTGCATCGGTTAAAGAGGGCAAATATATGGGAAAGGTCGACCCCTTCGGCTACCGTCGCGTCAAACTTGAGAACGAAAAGGGCTGGACGCTTGCTATTGTACCCGAACAGGCCGAAATCGTCCGAAAGATTTTTTACTGGTATCTGAATGGAGAAAGTACACGCACCATTGCAAAGCACCTGAAAGTCATTGGCTCCAAAACGCGCGTTGGACAAGATTGGAGCATGGCCAGCATCTCTGCGCTGCTGCGAAATCCTCTTTACTGCGGATATGTGACATGGGGCCATAAAACCACAAAAAAAACGGTTGACGCAGGCCGGGTCACCAAAAAGCGTTACTTTTCCGAGAATTACATCAAGGTACGTGGCCGTCATGAAGCCATCATACCTGAGGAAGATTGGGATGCCGTGCAGCACAGACTAAAAACAACCCCTGGCTTTAAAATCCGCACCGATTACACCATGCGCAATCCGTTTATTGGCTTGCTTTATTGCGCAGAGTGTGGTCACGCCATGACATTAAACACAACAACACGCGACGGAAAGCCCAATTATGGCATGATGTGCCCCTGGCCGCATTGCAATGTAGTATCCTCCCGCCTTCCAGCACTAGAGCAAGCGGTGCAGGCCGCTTTATGCACTTGGCTGGAAAATTATAAAACCAGGATATCCAAAGGCCCACCCGAGGACAACAAAGAAACTGAACTGCAAGAGTCGGTTATCTTGCTTCACAAAGAACTGGAACGTATGGACGATCAGCTTCAGCGTGCTTTTGACTTGGTCGAGCAGGGCATCTATACACCAGAACAATTTGTCGATCGTCAAAGAGTATTGACCAGTCGAAAAAAGGAACTTACCACCCAAGTGGCTATCCAAGAGCAGGCTTTGCAAGAGTACCGCGCGACCTACACAATGCACGAAAGTTTAATCCCCCGCATCGAAGCTGTACTTCGAGCCTATCCATCTGCTCGCAGCGCCGAAGAAAAGAACCATTTACTACGCAGTGTGTTGCAAAGAATTAACTATCGAAAATTTCCACAAGAAAGCGATGGAAAACGTAAATTTTGTTTGGACTTAGACCTTGTTCCTCTAATTCCTAATCCGCAGATAGGCAGATAG
- a CDS encoding helix-turn-helix domain-containing protein, whose product MFPERLKELRKASKMTQKQLAEKLFVDQTSVSYWETGKTKPDFDKQIELAKLFNVSLDYLLGLPDKKNSPAPDRASEEELQKLRELVKALSPQQQEELYRYGKYLASQRRGE is encoded by the coding sequence ATGTTTCCCGAAAGATTAAAAGAATTGAGAAAAGCCTCTAAAATGACCCAAAAACAACTGGCAGAAAAACTTTTTGTTGACCAAACAAGTGTAAGTTATTGGGAAACTGGGAAAACAAAGCCCGACTTCGATAAGCAAATCGAGCTTGCAAAACTTTTCAATGTATCTTTGGACTACCTGCTCGGACTTCCAGACAAAAAAAATTCGCCTGCCCCCGATCGGGCAAGCGAAGAAGAACTGCAAAAATTGCGGGAGCTTGTTAAGGCGCTTTCTCCGCAGCAGCAGGAAGAACTGTATCGGTATGGCAAATACCTTGCATCTCAGCGGCGCGGAGAATAA
- a CDS encoding replicative DNA helicase: MGGLIDERPVYLEAEWGVLGALIVDAAYCAAEIFLDVRADEFLHSDCRTVFEAAAGLYHEGAPITRLTLCTKLGEEYRDFVEQLEQVTPTATTFRASVSALKREARRIQAFELAQSIADALRFGGDPDETQPDAEKLLEVLSKTGQARGTSIQNMAVRYFSGMGEKKVFFDWGFDKFNRILLCRKGTNVILAARPSVGKTALALQLALHFAKKHRVAFYSFEMGEEEAMERMMANLSFVDYTKIQRGELNDAEQLAQIRAKDKLQAMQLRFVDANGWTVHQIRADAVRHQIEVVFIDYLQLISHPDAKIDSNDFTRVTEVSRSIQSLAKNHKMMTVSLSQFSRGGEDTRPQLKDLRSSGQIEQDADVVAFLYRPSEQGLTGEQMADYDNLREFKIAKNRNGQLGKMRLWFQGQYQHFMQEWDHFYDTQPQPMPPGRPPEQLKLGGQSA, from the coding sequence ATGGGTGGATTGATTGACGAACGGCCGGTGTATCTGGAAGCCGAATGGGGCGTGCTGGGCGCGCTGATCGTGGACGCAGCCTATTGCGCAGCCGAGATTTTTCTGGATGTCCGGGCGGATGAATTTTTACATAGCGACTGCCGGACGGTGTTCGAGGCCGCAGCGGGTCTGTACCATGAGGGCGCACCCATCACCCGCCTGACCCTGTGCACCAAGTTGGGCGAAGAATACCGGGATTTTGTCGAGCAGCTCGAACAGGTCACGCCGACCGCGACCACGTTTCGCGCGTCGGTGTCTGCCCTCAAGCGCGAAGCGCGCCGCATCCAGGCTTTTGAACTTGCGCAATCGATCGCCGATGCGCTGCGGTTTGGCGGCGACCCGGACGAAACCCAGCCGGATGCCGAAAAGCTGCTGGAGGTGCTCAGCAAGACCGGACAAGCCCGCGGCACCAGCATCCAGAACATGGCGGTGCGGTACTTTTCCGGCATGGGCGAAAAGAAGGTCTTTTTCGATTGGGGCTTTGACAAGTTTAACCGCATCCTGCTGTGCCGCAAGGGGACAAACGTCATTTTGGCGGCCCGGCCATCGGTCGGCAAGACCGCTCTGGCCTTGCAGCTGGCTTTGCATTTTGCCAAAAAACATCGGGTCGCGTTTTACTCGTTTGAGATGGGCGAGGAGGAAGCCATGGAGCGCATGATGGCCAATCTGTCGTTTGTCGATTACACCAAGATTCAGCGCGGCGAACTGAACGACGCCGAACAGCTCGCCCAGATTCGCGCCAAAGACAAGCTGCAAGCCATGCAGCTGCGCTTCGTGGATGCAAATGGCTGGACGGTGCACCAAATCCGGGCCGATGCCGTGCGGCATCAGATCGAGGTCGTGTTCATCGACTATTTGCAGCTCATTTCCCATCCGGATGCAAAAATCGATTCCAATGATTTTACCCGCGTGACTGAGGTGAGCCGGTCCATCCAAAGCCTGGCCAAAAACCACAAGATGATGACCGTATCGCTCAGCCAGTTTTCCCGCGGCGGCGAGGATACCCGCCCGCAGCTCAAAGACCTGCGTTCCTCCGGGCAGATCGAACAGGATGCCGATGTGGTCGCCTTTCTGTACCGGCCTTCCGAGCAGGGTTTGACCGGTGAACAAATGGCCGATTATGACAATCTGCGCGAGTTCAAGATCGCCAAAAACCGCAACGGCCAACTGGGAAAGATGCGGCTGTGGTTCCAGGGGCAGTATCAGCACTTCATGCAGGAATGGGACCATTTCTACGATACGCAGCCCCAGCCGATGCCGCCCGGACGGCCACCGGAACAACTCAAGCTGGGAGGGCAAAGCGCATGA
- a CDS encoding helix-turn-helix domain-containing protein, with amino-acid sequence MENPSYWAVVPASVRYDKKLRANAKLLYAEITALCNKQGYCSASNEYFAGLYDLSKKTIGELISQLARCGYVRLDIVRDERQVVVERRIWCAIESPFLPADPPPKNQGTSPENSGDPPPKNREYIKENKTSINNTPLPPTGAGIFAAYAGEHAGLLEALQGFEEMRKAKRKPMTDRARGMLLRRLQDLAPNDPAMQVRILDQSTFKCWLTVFPLDTDKPAAPNPQNDRRQVTNGWID; translated from the coding sequence ATGGAAAATCCGAGTTATTGGGCGGTCGTTCCCGCGTCGGTGCGATATGATAAAAAACTGCGCGCCAATGCAAAACTGCTCTATGCCGAGATCACGGCGCTCTGCAACAAGCAGGGCTATTGCTCAGCCAGCAATGAGTATTTTGCGGGTCTGTATGACCTGTCCAAAAAGACGATCGGGGAGCTGATCAGCCAGCTTGCCCGGTGCGGTTATGTGCGGCTCGACATTGTGCGGGATGAGCGCCAGGTGGTCGTGGAACGGCGCATCTGGTGCGCCATCGAAAGCCCATTTTTACCGGCTGACCCTCCCCCGAAAAATCAGGGTACCTCCCCCGAAAATTCCGGGGACCCTCCCCCGAAAAATCGGGAGTATATAAAGGAGAATAAGACAAGTATAAATAATACCCCCTTACCCCCAACGGGGGCAGGCATATTTGCCGCTTACGCGGGAGAACATGCTGGGCTGCTGGAAGCCTTGCAGGGCTTTGAAGAAATGCGCAAGGCAAAGCGCAAACCCATGACCGACCGGGCGCGCGGTATGCTGCTGCGGCGTCTGCAAGACTTGGCGCCGAATGACCCGGCCATGCAGGTGCGGATTTTAGACCAGTCGACCTTCAAATGCTGGCTCACGGTCTTTCCGCTGGACACGGACAAGCCCGCAGCCCCCAACCCTCAAAACGACAGGAGGCAAGTGACCAATGGGTGGATTGATTGA
- a CDS encoding helix-turn-helix domain-containing protein, translating to MQSARNIYQTSREQAGLTQEAAAERLSLSVESLRRYETGRTRPSDETVLRMVQVYNDRYLGYRHLQQSPLAGCLPAIPLTGIQQAAMRIVRLIGKFVRDQRVEQLLDIAEDGVIDENEQPVFREIMNELRQIAQSVLTLGFCEKEKTPGCAATHSSVRR from the coding sequence ATGCAATCTGCCCGGAATATCTACCAGACCAGCCGGGAGCAGGCCGGTTTGACCCAGGAAGCGGCTGCCGAACGGCTCAGCCTGTCGGTCGAGAGCCTGCGGCGATATGAAACCGGTCGCACCCGGCCATCGGATGAAACCGTGCTTCGGATGGTGCAGGTTTATAACGACCGCTATTTGGGGTACCGGCATTTGCAGCAAAGTCCACTGGCCGGATGTCTGCCAGCTATACCGCTCACCGGCATCCAGCAGGCAGCTATGCGCATTGTGCGGCTGATCGGGAAATTTGTCCGTGACCAAAGGGTCGAGCAGCTTCTGGATATTGCCGAGGACGGCGTGATCGATGAAAATGAACAACCGGTCTTTCGGGAGATCATGAACGAGCTGCGCCAGATCGCGCAGTCGGTACTCACACTAGGCTTTTGCGAAAAAGAAAAAACGCCCGGATGTGCGGCTACACATTCGAGCGTCAGACGTTAG
- a CDS encoding helix-turn-helix transcriptional regulator — protein sequence MKRIKALRELRGLSQGDIAKEVNVSQSCVAKWESGGVYPRAQLLPKLAKSLGCTIDQLFEDEVTLLSDAM from the coding sequence ATGAAGCGGATTAAAGCGTTGCGCGAATTACGTGGGCTATCCCAAGGGGATATTGCAAAAGAAGTAAATGTAAGCCAAAGCTGTGTTGCCAAATGGGAATCTGGCGGCGTTTACCCGCGTGCGCAGCTTCTGCCCAAGTTGGCGAAATCCCTTGGCTGCACAATCGACCAGCTGTTCGAAGATGAAGTAACCCTATTGTCCGATGCAATGTAG